A DNA window from Haloactinospora alba contains the following coding sequences:
- a CDS encoding adenosine deaminase, which produces MSQNLTLEQIRQAPKALLHDHLDGGLRPRTVVELAEAQGYTGLPTTDVAQLETWFRESADSGSLERYLETFTHTVGVMQSREALVRVAAECAEDLAADGVVYAEVRYAPEQHLEGGLTLDQVVEAVLEGFEQGRERAARAGNQIRIGTLLTAMRHAARSQEIAELAVRYRDAGVVGFDIAGAEAGYPPTRHLDAFEYLRRENFHFTIHAGEAFGLPSIWEALQWCGTDRLGHGVRIVDDIESSPSGGLRMGRLANYVRDKRIPLELCPSSNVQTGAADSIEKHPIGMLRRQRFRITVNTDNRLQSGTTMSEEFAKLCEAFGYGWDDLQWFTVNAMKSSFLPFDERLALINGHIKPGFAQLKWATE; this is translated from the coding sequence ATGAGCCAAAACCTGACCCTGGAACAGATCCGGCAGGCGCCCAAGGCGCTGCTGCACGACCACCTCGACGGAGGGCTGCGCCCGCGGACCGTGGTGGAGCTGGCCGAAGCCCAAGGTTACACCGGTCTGCCCACGACGGACGTGGCACAGCTGGAGACCTGGTTCCGGGAGTCCGCCGATTCCGGGAGTCTGGAACGGTACCTGGAGACGTTCACGCACACCGTCGGGGTGATGCAGAGCCGGGAGGCGCTCGTACGGGTGGCGGCGGAGTGCGCCGAGGACCTGGCCGCTGACGGGGTCGTCTACGCCGAGGTGCGTTACGCGCCGGAGCAGCACCTGGAGGGGGGACTCACCCTGGACCAGGTGGTCGAGGCGGTGCTGGAGGGTTTCGAGCAGGGACGTGAGCGGGCCGCCCGCGCGGGCAACCAGATCCGCATCGGCACCCTGCTGACGGCGATGCGGCACGCGGCCCGCTCCCAGGAGATCGCCGAGCTCGCCGTGCGGTACCGGGACGCGGGAGTGGTCGGCTTCGACATCGCCGGAGCCGAGGCCGGATACCCGCCCACGCGCCACCTGGACGCCTTCGAGTACCTCAGGCGGGAGAACTTCCACTTCACGATCCACGCGGGGGAGGCGTTCGGCCTCCCGTCGATCTGGGAGGCGCTGCAGTGGTGCGGCACCGACCGCCTGGGGCACGGCGTGCGGATCGTGGACGACATCGAGTCCTCGCCGTCGGGCGGCCTCAGGATGGGGAGGCTGGCGAACTACGTGCGGGACAAGCGCATCCCGCTGGAGCTGTGCCCGAGTTCCAACGTGCAGACGGGGGCCGCGGACTCGATCGAGAAGCACCCGATCGGGATGCTGCGCCGGCAGCGTTTCCGGATCACGGTCAACACCGACAACCGGCTGCAGAGCGGAACGACCATGTCCGAGGAGTTCGCGAAGCTGTGCGAGGCCTTCGGCTACGGTTGGGACGATCTGCAATGGTTCACGGTGAACGCGATGAAGTCGTCGTTCCTGCCGTTCGACGAACGGCTCGCGTTGATCAACGGGCACATCAAGCCGGGCTTCGCCCAGCTCAAGTGGGCGACGGAGTAG
- a CDS encoding PH domain-containing protein, with translation MRPITAPLSRFLGWAWVVLAALLLVDLALNGAGRQSLVAGAVVLLTVGGAYVLWLRPRVVPALSGVRLVNPLRETFVPWPAFTWADVTDVLRVHAGERVFRSWPLRETKRARVRQNLRRANGYADAPDEDPSRMRPAELAAKQLRDEAERCRARPGAGGGSDTEEPVTSWSPDALAALGIPVVLLLAALLLG, from the coding sequence ATGAGGCCGATAACAGCTCCGCTATCGCGTTTCCTCGGCTGGGCATGGGTGGTGCTGGCCGCCCTGCTGCTGGTGGACCTCGCGCTGAACGGCGCCGGCCGCCAGTCGCTGGTGGCCGGCGCCGTGGTGCTGCTGACCGTGGGCGGCGCCTACGTGCTCTGGCTGCGCCCGCGGGTGGTCCCGGCGCTGAGCGGCGTGCGGCTGGTGAACCCGCTGCGGGAGACGTTCGTCCCCTGGCCGGCTTTCACGTGGGCCGACGTCACGGACGTGCTGCGGGTGCACGCGGGCGAGCGGGTCTTCCGCTCGTGGCCGCTGCGGGAGACGAAGCGGGCGCGGGTGCGGCAGAACCTCCGGCGGGCCAACGGCTACGCGGACGCGCCGGACGAGGACCCGAGCAGGATGCGTCCGGCGGAGCTGGCGGCGAAACAGCTCCGGGACGAGGCGGAACGCTGCCGGGCGCGCCCCGGCGCCGGGGGCGGTTCTGACACCGAGGAGCCGGTGACGTCCTGGTCGCCGGACGCGCTGGCGGCGCTCGGCATCCCGGTGGTTCTGCTACTGGCGGCGCTGCTGCTGGGATGA
- a CDS encoding purine-nucleoside phosphorylase codes for MSDPTHYHSGTRTAEAKALAVTAADELRTRCDTDGYDAVVVLGSGWTHASGSLGTPDTEFDVTELSGFSAPSAVGHSTKVRSLRLGTTRVLVFLGRTHLYETGAPMRVAHAVRTGVAAGAELVVLTGSAGALRNDFAEGQPVMVRDHINLTGTSPLSGADFVDLSEAYSPQLRRELQHLDGSLTEGVYATTTGPHLQTPAELRMLRMAGADLVGHSFALETIAAVEMGAQVLGLAMVSNDAIGAVLDSFDPARALRVPEQRAPAMGELLSRFLQG; via the coding sequence GTGAGCGACCCCACGCACTACCACTCGGGAACGCGTACCGCGGAGGCCAAGGCGCTCGCGGTGACCGCGGCGGACGAACTACGGACCAGGTGCGACACCGACGGCTACGACGCCGTGGTGGTCCTCGGATCGGGATGGACCCACGCCAGTGGCTCTCTCGGAACGCCGGACACCGAGTTCGATGTGACCGAGCTCTCCGGGTTCTCCGCCCCTTCGGCCGTGGGCCACTCCACCAAGGTGCGCAGCCTGCGTCTGGGGACGACCCGTGTCCTCGTCTTCCTCGGACGCACCCACCTGTACGAGACCGGCGCCCCCATGCGGGTCGCCCACGCCGTACGCACCGGTGTGGCCGCCGGTGCCGAACTCGTCGTCCTCACCGGGTCGGCGGGGGCGTTGCGCAACGACTTCGCGGAGGGCCAGCCGGTCATGGTGCGCGACCACATCAACCTGACCGGAACGTCGCCGCTGTCCGGGGCGGACTTCGTGGACCTGAGCGAGGCGTACTCCCCGCAGCTGCGCCGGGAGCTCCAGCACCTCGACGGTTCGCTGACCGAGGGCGTGTACGCGACCACCACCGGGCCGCACCTGCAGACTCCCGCCGAACTGCGGATGCTGCGCATGGCCGGAGCCGACCTGGTGGGGCACTCGTTCGCGCTGGAGACGATCGCGGCGGTGGAGATGGGGGCCCAAGTGCTGGGGCTGGCGATGGTCAGCAACGACGCCATCGGGGCGGTTCTGGACTCGTTCGACCCGGCCCGGGCGCTGCGGGTTCCCGAACAGCGGGCTCCCGCCATGGGTGAGCTGCTGTCCCGTTTCCTGCAGGGGTGA
- the eno gene encoding phosphopyruvate hydratase: MASIESVQGREILDSRGNPTVEVEVLLDDGTTATAAVPSGASTGQFEAVELRDGGDRYGGKGVENAVAAVNDEISDEILGFTPDDQRLIDRALLDLDGTAGLSRIGANAALGTSLAVARAASESLDLPLFRYIGGPNAHVLPVPMMNILNGGAHADTNVDIQEFMIAPVGAASFREAVRWGAEVYQALKKVLKGHGLDTGVGDEGGFAPNLSSNRAALDLILEAIRAAGYTPGTDIALALDIAASEFHSEGTYQFEGQKRTASDMAQYYSELVDSYPLVSLEDPLDEEDWDGWSELTAALGGRVQIVGDDLFVTNPQRLQRGIDQGAGNSLLVKVNQIGTLTETLQAVSLAQRNGYTAMISHRSGETEDTTIADIAVATNAGQIKTGAPARSERVAKYNQLLRIEEELDDAAVYAGASAFPRAAGRK, encoded by the coding sequence TTGGCGTCGATCGAGTCAGTGCAGGGACGGGAGATCCTCGACTCCCGGGGCAATCCCACGGTTGAGGTCGAGGTCCTGCTCGACGACGGGACCACCGCCACGGCGGCTGTTCCCAGCGGTGCCTCCACCGGCCAGTTCGAAGCGGTCGAGCTGCGGGACGGCGGCGACCGCTACGGCGGCAAGGGCGTGGAGAACGCCGTAGCCGCCGTCAACGACGAGATCTCCGACGAGATCCTCGGATTCACCCCCGACGACCAGCGGCTCATCGACCGCGCGCTGCTCGACCTGGACGGCACCGCGGGCCTGTCCCGGATCGGCGCCAACGCGGCGCTGGGGACCTCGCTGGCCGTCGCCCGAGCCGCGTCCGAGAGCCTGGACCTGCCGCTGTTCCGCTACATCGGCGGTCCCAACGCCCACGTCCTGCCCGTGCCGATGATGAACATCCTGAACGGTGGTGCGCACGCCGACACCAACGTCGACATCCAGGAGTTCATGATCGCCCCGGTGGGCGCCGCCAGCTTCCGCGAGGCGGTGCGGTGGGGCGCCGAGGTCTACCAGGCGCTCAAGAAGGTGCTGAAGGGCCACGGGCTGGACACCGGCGTCGGCGACGAGGGCGGGTTCGCCCCCAACCTCTCCAGCAACCGGGCCGCGCTCGACCTCATCCTGGAGGCGATCCGCGCCGCCGGCTACACGCCGGGAACCGACATCGCGCTCGCGCTGGACATCGCCGCCAGTGAGTTCCACTCCGAGGGCACCTACCAGTTCGAGGGCCAGAAGCGCACGGCCAGTGACATGGCCCAGTACTACAGCGAGCTGGTGGACTCCTACCCCCTCGTCTCCCTGGAGGACCCGCTGGACGAGGAGGACTGGGACGGCTGGAGCGAGCTCACCGCCGCCCTGGGCGGCCGGGTGCAGATCGTGGGCGACGACCTGTTCGTCACCAACCCCCAGCGGCTGCAGCGCGGCATCGACCAGGGAGCGGGGAACTCGCTACTGGTCAAGGTCAACCAGATCGGCACGCTCACCGAGACCCTGCAGGCGGTCTCCCTCGCGCAGCGCAACGGCTACACCGCCATGATCTCGCACCGGTCCGGGGAGACCGAGGACACCACCATCGCCGACATCGCGGTGGCGACCAACGCCGGCCAGATCAAGACCGGCGCCCCGGCGCGCAGCGAGCGCGTGGCCAAGTACAACCAGCTGCTGCGGATCGAGGAGGAGCTGGACGACGCCGCCGTGTACGCGGGTGCGTCGGCCTTCCCGCGCGCGGCGGGCCGGAAGTAG
- a CDS encoding amidohydrolase — MQGRDLREQLTAFLARHRRELVDFRRDLHMHPELAFAEHRTTQRVAQWLRDAGLEPRTLPQGTGLICDIGSGEGPSVALRGDIDALPLTDEKEVPYRSTVPGAAHACGHDVHTTVLLAAGLFLAQQDRAGALPGRVRLLFQPAEELPGGSQEVIDAGGLEGVDRIFALHCDPRLLAGQVGLRVGALTAACDRVMVRLSGAGGHTARPHLTSDIVYALGKVVTELPAALSRRVDPRAGLSLVWGRISSGSTPNAIPDDGVAEGTVRCLDDDAWHEAPELVEELVQGVVSGYGAQADVDYRRGVPPTVNESSSVGMLRAACSQVLGAEAEATTPQSLGGEDFAWYLEHVPGAMARLGTHSPTSSSPMLDLHRGTFDVDEQSIDTGVRLMAATALTALWEYARARGGAAVGDAALA; from the coding sequence ATGCAGGGGCGTGACCTGCGGGAACAGTTGACAGCTTTTCTGGCGCGGCACAGGCGGGAACTCGTCGATTTCCGGCGTGACCTGCACATGCACCCGGAGTTGGCGTTCGCGGAGCACCGGACCACCCAGCGGGTGGCGCAGTGGTTGCGGGACGCCGGCCTGGAGCCGAGAACGCTTCCCCAGGGCACGGGACTCATCTGCGACATCGGGTCGGGCGAGGGTCCCAGCGTGGCGTTGCGTGGCGACATCGACGCGTTGCCGCTGACCGACGAGAAGGAGGTCCCGTACCGCTCCACGGTGCCGGGTGCCGCACACGCCTGCGGGCACGACGTGCACACCACGGTGCTGCTGGCCGCCGGCCTGTTCCTGGCGCAGCAGGACCGGGCCGGAGCGCTCCCGGGCAGGGTGCGGCTGCTCTTCCAGCCGGCCGAGGAGCTGCCCGGGGGTTCCCAGGAGGTGATCGATGCCGGCGGGCTCGAGGGTGTGGACCGCATCTTCGCGCTGCACTGCGACCCCCGGCTGCTGGCGGGACAGGTGGGGTTGCGGGTCGGCGCCCTCACCGCCGCCTGTGACCGGGTCATGGTGCGGCTGTCCGGTGCCGGCGGGCACACGGCGCGGCCGCACCTGACCTCCGACATCGTCTACGCGCTGGGCAAGGTGGTCACCGAGCTGCCCGCCGCGCTGTCCCGCCGCGTCGACCCCCGTGCCGGGCTGAGCCTGGTGTGGGGTCGGATCAGTTCCGGGTCCACACCCAACGCGATCCCGGACGACGGCGTGGCCGAGGGCACGGTGCGCTGCCTGGACGACGACGCCTGGCACGAGGCTCCGGAACTGGTCGAGGAGCTGGTCCAGGGAGTGGTGTCCGGCTACGGGGCCCAGGCCGACGTGGACTACCGGCGCGGCGTCCCCCCGACCGTGAACGAGTCCAGCAGTGTGGGGATGCTGCGCGCGGCCTGCTCGCAGGTGCTGGGCGCGGAGGCGGAGGCGACCACCCCGCAGAGTCTCGGCGGGGAGGACTTCGCCTGGTACCTGGAACACGTGCCGGGGGCGATGGCCCGGTTGGGGACGCACTCTCCCACCTCCAGCTCCCCGATGCTGGACCTGCACCGCGGCACCTTCGACGTGGACGAGCAGTCCATCGACACCGGTGTGCGGCTCATGGCGGCGACAGCGCTCACGGCGCTGTGGGAGTACGCACGCGCGCGCGGCGGCGCGGCCGTCGGGGACGCCGCGCTGGCGTGA
- a CDS encoding sulfite exporter TauE/SafE family protein, whose translation MQTLVLLGFVGLLAQLINGSLGMGYGVASTTFLVTLGTGPALASATVNLSQVGSQLASGFAHWRFGNVDWRIVRHLTLPGAAGAFAGAVLLSRISTAAAAPLMSSILLALGTYILVRFTLGGVPRPTLNRPLRAAFLAPLGLVAGFMNSAGGGGWGPVGTTALLASGKAEPRKVIGSISTSEFAIVLAGSAGFAVGLGLGGINLGWVVMMLLGGVLAAPMAAWLARTVPSRLLGPAVGGMIVVTNVRVLLDNAWAQNHAAVGYTVYGAVALAWAAAVAWSWRAHRAQRAAAAPEREAAPQHG comes from the coding sequence ATGCAGACCCTTGTCCTCCTTGGCTTCGTCGGTCTCCTCGCCCAACTGATCAACGGGAGCCTGGGCATGGGGTACGGCGTCGCCTCCACCACGTTCCTGGTGACGCTGGGAACGGGTCCTGCCCTGGCCTCGGCGACCGTGAACCTCTCGCAGGTCGGGTCGCAGCTCGCGTCGGGCTTCGCCCACTGGCGGTTCGGCAACGTCGACTGGCGGATCGTGCGCCACCTGACCCTGCCGGGCGCCGCCGGGGCGTTCGCGGGGGCGGTACTGCTCAGCCGGATCTCCACCGCGGCCGCGGCCCCGCTGATGTCGAGCATCCTGCTCGCGCTGGGCACCTACATCCTGGTGCGGTTCACCCTGGGCGGAGTTCCCCGCCCCACCCTGAACCGGCCGCTGCGCGCCGCGTTCCTCGCGCCGCTGGGGCTCGTGGCCGGGTTCATGAACTCCGCCGGCGGGGGCGGCTGGGGCCCGGTCGGCACCACCGCGCTACTGGCCAGCGGGAAGGCCGAGCCCCGCAAGGTCATCGGGTCGATCAGCACCAGCGAGTTCGCCATCGTCCTGGCCGGCAGCGCCGGCTTCGCCGTCGGCCTGGGGCTGGGCGGCATCAACCTCGGCTGGGTCGTCATGATGCTGCTGGGCGGTGTGCTGGCCGCGCCCATGGCCGCCTGGCTCGCCCGGACCGTGCCCTCGCGCCTACTGGGCCCGGCGGTCGGCGGGATGATCGTCGTCACCAACGTGCGCGTGCTGCTCGACAACGCGTGGGCGCAGAACCACGCCGCGGTGGGCTACACCGTCTACGGCGCCGTCGCCCTGGCCTGGGCCGCGGCCGTGGCGTGGTCCTGGCGCGCCCACCGCGCGCAGCGTGCGGCGGCCGCCCCCGAGCGGGAGGCCGCACCGCAGCACGGTTAG
- a CDS encoding carboxypeptidase-like regulatory domain-containing protein has protein sequence MRRWPLLLALACLVGTIGGCADQRSTPPGGDEPASRDGSSPPPSSSSGGEQRDGVVGHVTAGDGTPLEGCSVTADPTSFPAPAVPEKAVITDADGRYYWSLPPATYTITAYCPRDEGTGQRTGEVTDLAVTEGEEHTADITVR, from the coding sequence GTGAGGCGCTGGCCGCTGCTACTCGCGTTGGCCTGTCTGGTGGGAACCATCGGCGGGTGCGCCGACCAGCGGTCCACACCTCCGGGCGGCGACGAACCGGCCTCCCGGGACGGGAGCTCACCGCCCCCCTCGTCCTCCTCGGGAGGGGAACAACGCGACGGTGTCGTGGGTCATGTCACCGCGGGCGACGGCACACCGCTCGAGGGCTGCAGCGTCACCGCTGACCCAACCTCCTTCCCGGCACCAGCGGTACCGGAGAAAGCGGTCATCACCGACGCCGACGGTCGCTACTACTGGTCCCTGCCTCCCGCGACGTACACGATCACCGCCTACTGCCCCCGTGACGAGGGCACCGGTCAACGCACCGGCGAGGTCACCGACCTCGCCGTCACGGAAGGCGAGGAGCACACCGCCGACATCACCGTCCGGTGA
- a CDS encoding DUF397 domain-containing protein, whose protein sequence is MHSIPNNLWHVSTYSTSNNCVEVASQPEISAVRDTKNREHGNLLFSSREWRAFVEAVRNEEV, encoded by the coding sequence ATGCACTCGATACCCAACAACCTGTGGCACGTTTCCACCTACTCCACCAGCAACAACTGTGTTGAGGTGGCTTCCCAGCCGGAGATCTCCGCTGTTCGGGATACCAAGAACCGCGAGCACGGGAATCTCCTCTTCTCCTCGCGTGAGTGGCGGGCGTTCGTCGAGGCCGTCAGGAACGAGGAGGTATAA
- a CDS encoding MerR family transcriptional regulator, which yields MTIPQNWSTTLLRPGDVAEVFGVTTSTVNAWVRQGHLAPVLVTPGGHRRFLPQDVQALRATTHHQDDGGGQA from the coding sequence ATGACGATCCCCCAGAACTGGTCCACGACTCTATTGCGGCCCGGCGACGTGGCCGAGGTGTTCGGCGTGACCACCTCGACGGTGAACGCCTGGGTGCGTCAGGGACACCTGGCCCCGGTCCTGGTCACCCCGGGCGGGCACCGCCGCTTCCTGCCCCAGGATGTCCAGGCCCTGAGGGCCACCACCCACCACCAGGACGACGGGGGTGGCCAGGCATGA
- a CDS encoding NAD(P)H-quinone dehydrogenase gives MTKVVIIGGGPGGYESALVAAQLGADVTVVDRDGIGGACVLTDCVPSKTLIATSVHTTYVTDSSRLGVNLGGEPDHKCSVEPDMAAVNPRVKRLARAQSQDTYARLVAEGVEVIAGEARMVDPRIVAVGERRIHADIVLVSTGAHPRELPSAQPDGERILSWRHLYDLESLPEKLIVVGSGVTGAEFANAYQALGSQVTLVSSRDRVMPTQDADAAEVLQDVFARRGMTVLANTRAQAVTNTGDGVLVELSDGSQIEGSHCLMTVGMIPNTQGIGLEETGVHLDQGGFVQVDRVSRTSTPGVYAAGDCTGVNMLASVAAMQGRIAMWHALGEAVSPLKLSTVASTVFTHPELSAVGVTEEDVRSGKVDGRIVTLPLDTNPRAKMNRSKDGFVKLICRRHTGIVLGGVIIGPNASELILGVSLAVQQRLTVDDIAHTFSVYPSLSGSVTEAARSLMQASPE, from the coding sequence GTGACGAAAGTCGTGATCATCGGTGGCGGCCCCGGAGGGTACGAGTCCGCCCTGGTTGCCGCCCAGCTCGGCGCCGACGTGACGGTGGTGGACCGCGACGGTATCGGAGGTGCCTGTGTCCTGACGGACTGTGTCCCGTCCAAGACGCTCATCGCCACCTCCGTGCACACGACCTACGTCACGGACTCGTCCAGGCTCGGCGTCAACCTCGGCGGCGAACCCGACCACAAGTGCAGCGTCGAGCCCGACATGGCGGCGGTGAACCCGCGGGTGAAGCGGCTGGCCCGGGCCCAGTCCCAGGACACCTACGCCCGCCTCGTCGCCGAGGGTGTGGAGGTCATCGCGGGGGAGGCCCGGATGGTCGACCCGCGGATCGTCGCGGTGGGCGAGCGTCGCATCCACGCCGACATCGTGCTGGTCTCCACCGGCGCCCACCCGCGCGAGCTCCCCTCGGCCCAGCCGGACGGGGAACGCATCCTGAGCTGGCGCCACCTGTACGACCTGGAGAGCCTGCCGGAGAAACTGATCGTGGTGGGTTCGGGCGTCACCGGCGCCGAGTTCGCCAACGCCTACCAGGCACTGGGTTCCCAGGTGACCCTCGTGTCCTCCCGGGACCGGGTGATGCCCACCCAGGACGCCGACGCGGCCGAGGTGCTGCAGGACGTGTTCGCGCGCCGCGGCATGACCGTGCTCGCCAACACCCGCGCCCAGGCGGTCACCAACACGGGTGACGGGGTGCTGGTGGAGCTGTCCGACGGCAGCCAGATCGAGGGCAGCCACTGCCTGATGACGGTGGGGATGATCCCCAACACCCAGGGCATCGGCCTGGAGGAGACCGGCGTGCACCTGGACCAGGGCGGTTTCGTGCAGGTCGACCGGGTGTCGCGGACCTCGACCCCGGGCGTGTACGCCGCCGGCGACTGCACCGGGGTGAACATGCTGGCGTCGGTGGCGGCCATGCAGGGCCGCATCGCGATGTGGCACGCGCTGGGCGAGGCGGTGTCGCCGCTGAAACTGTCCACCGTGGCCTCGACCGTGTTCACCCACCCGGAGCTGTCCGCGGTGGGGGTGACCGAGGAGGACGTGCGCTCCGGCAAGGTGGACGGGCGCATCGTCACACTGCCGCTGGACACCAACCCGCGCGCGAAGATGAACCGCAGCAAGGACGGCTTCGTCAAGCTGATCTGCCGGCGCCACACCGGGATCGTGCTGGGCGGTGTGATCATCGGCCCCAACGCGAGCGAGCTCATCCTGGGAGTGTCGCTGGCGGTGCAGCAGCGGCTGACCGTGGACGACATCGCGCACACGTTCTCGGTGTACCCGTCCCTGTCCGGCAGTGTCACCGAGGCGGCGCGCTCCCTGATGCAGGCCTCGCCCGAGTGA
- a CDS encoding helix-turn-helix domain-containing protein gives MPEDDPMPTSPTVRRRQLSTELRRLRLESGHTLESAAEALETSRGKISHIETGRRKKPSMIDINALLDLYGVTDPRQREAVLNLTRQSRETGWWTRYDDVFTGAYVGLEAEASRIDTYEPMVVPGLLQTREYAAEMAEATLNHRDAQRYVEARMRRQEILEREDAPDVWAIMEEASLRRLEPWPDLLFGQLDRLIQAATVPGAVTLQLVPMQAGLHPGVAGAFAIMQFADAPTVVYAETLTDGLYVERSEEIDAYRRAFDHLQGFALSTRETVSLLRDLKP, from the coding sequence ATGCCGGAGGATGATCCGATGCCCACCAGCCCCACAGTCAGGAGACGGCAGCTGTCCACCGAGTTGCGACGGTTGCGCCTGGAATCCGGGCACACCTTGGAAAGTGCTGCCGAGGCGCTCGAAACTTCTCGCGGCAAGATCAGCCACATCGAGACGGGGCGCCGCAAGAAGCCCTCCATGATCGACATCAATGCTCTGTTGGATCTCTATGGCGTGACCGATCCCCGCCAACGTGAGGCTGTCCTGAACCTGACACGGCAGTCACGTGAAACTGGCTGGTGGACGCGCTACGACGATGTGTTCACCGGTGCCTATGTCGGCCTGGAAGCCGAAGCGAGCCGTATCGATACATACGAACCCATGGTTGTTCCCGGCTTGCTCCAAACCCGGGAATACGCTGCGGAGATGGCCGAAGCCACGCTCAATCATCGTGATGCGCAGCGCTACGTAGAGGCCCGCATGCGCCGCCAAGAGATCCTGGAACGCGAAGACGCGCCCGACGTGTGGGCGATCATGGAAGAAGCGAGTCTGCGTCGCTTGGAACCATGGCCGGACCTACTGTTCGGACAGCTCGACCGACTGATTCAGGCGGCAACTGTTCCAGGAGCGGTTACGCTGCAACTCGTCCCCATGCAGGCAGGGCTTCATCCTGGGGTCGCAGGCGCGTTCGCGATCATGCAATTCGCAGACGCTCCCACGGTTGTTTACGCCGAGACGCTTACTGATGGGCTGTACGTGGAGCGCTCAGAGGAGATCGACGCCTACCGTCGGGCGTTCGATCATCTGCAGGGATTCGCTCTGAGCACTCGTGAAACCGTGTCGCTGCTGCGCGACCTGAAACCTTGA
- a CDS encoding DUF397 domain-containing protein, with translation MPKPSRLNFRKSSYSGPKTENCVEMADTGSGAAVRDSKHPEVGYLAFPATEWNVFLAEVRRGAL, from the coding sequence ATGCCGAAGCCGTCCCGCCTGAACTTCCGCAAGTCCAGCTACAGCGGTCCCAAGACCGAGAACTGTGTAGAAATGGCTGACACCGGTTCGGGAGCAGCCGTCCGCGACTCCAAGCATCCTGAGGTCGGATATCTTGCCTTCCCAGCTACCGAATGGAATGTGTTCCTTGCTGAAGTAAGGCGAGGTGCTCTGTAG
- a CDS encoding DUF397 domain-containing protein produces MLNKTFQKSSYSTGGASNCVECRGDEHTVQMRDTQNRQDGHLSFSASEWRAFLDEVRAENL; encoded by the coding sequence ATGCTTAACAAGACCTTCCAGAAGAGTTCTTACTCAACCGGTGGGGCTTCCAACTGTGTCGAGTGCCGTGGTGACGAGCACACGGTCCAGATGCGCGACACCCAGAACCGCCAGGATGGGCACCTGTCGTTCTCCGCCTCCGAGTGGAGGGCGTTCCTCGACGAGGTCCGCGCCGAGAACCTGTAA
- a CDS encoding ArsR/SmtB family transcription factor, giving the protein MASRNATPLVHPSAEEMEFTTVMAALSDPVRLGIVAALADHPGTACGRFDLPVGKSAASRHFRVLREAGVLHQWDEGTRRRNDLRRAECERRFPGVLALAVAEGHRVGGVRVLGEEGAPVRQQAG; this is encoded by the coding sequence ATGGCCAGCCGAAACGCGACTCCGCTCGTGCACCCCAGTGCCGAGGAGATGGAGTTCACCACTGTGATGGCGGCCCTCAGTGACCCGGTCAGGTTGGGGATCGTCGCCGCGCTCGCCGACCACCCGGGCACCGCCTGCGGCCGGTTCGACCTGCCCGTGGGCAAGTCCGCGGCCTCACGCCACTTCCGCGTTCTGCGCGAGGCGGGAGTGCTCCACCAGTGGGACGAGGGCACCCGCAGGCGCAACGACCTCCGTCGCGCGGAGTGCGAGCGGCGGTTCCCCGGTGTCCTCGCCCTCGCGGTCGCTGAGGGGCACCGCGTGGGCGGTGTGCGCGTGCTGGGGGAAGAGGGAGCGCCGGTGCGGCAGCAGGCCGGCTGA